The following coding sequences lie in one Apteryx mantelli isolate bAptMan1 chromosome 6, bAptMan1.hap1, whole genome shotgun sequence genomic window:
- the FIGN gene encoding fidgetin isoform X1 yields MLAPCKAAVLGLKFQHGRGCSQSSLQKLGMISNHRHLHLTRAPIHQQTRRIDATLTYRVLVPNLQLHLKKDGIEEERLKDSSWGLKMQWTPEHAQWPEQHFDITSTTRSPAHKVEAYRGHLQRTYQYAWANDDISALTASNLLKKYAEKYSGILEGPADRPILSNYSEAPSGLVNGRKNESEPWQPSLNSESVYPMNCVPDVITASKAGVSAALPPADVSASIGSSPGVASNLTEPSYSSSTCGSHTVPSLHSGLPSQEYATGYNGSYLHTSYSGQPAPALPSPHPSPLHSSGLLQPPPPPPPPPALVPGYNGTSNLSSYSYPSASYPPQTAVGPGYSPGGAPPPSAYLPSGIPAPTPLPPTTVPSYSYQGHGLTPIAPSALTNSSASSLKRKAFYMAGQGEMDSSYGNYSYGQQRSTQSPMYRMPDNSISNANRGNGFDRSAETSSLAFKPTKQLMSSEQQRKFSSQSSRALTPPSYSTAKNSLGSRSSDSFGKYTSPVMNEHSDEHRQLLPHPMQGPGLRAATSSNHSVDEQLKNTDTHLIDLVTNEIINQGPPVDWNDIAGLDLVKAVIKEEVLWPVLRSDAFNGLTALPRSILLFGPRGTGKTLMGRCIASQLGATFFKIAGSGLVTKWLGEGEKIVHASFLVARCRQPSVIFVSDIDMLLSSQVSEEHSPVSRMRTEFLMQLDTVLTSAEDQIVVICATSKPEEIDESLRRYFMKRLLIPLPDSTARHQIIVQLLSQHNYCLSDKEVALLVQRTEGFSGLDVAHLCQEAVVGPLHAMPATDLSAIMPSQLRPVTYQDFENAFCKIQPSISQKELDTYVEWNKMFGCSQ; encoded by the coding sequence GCTTGAAGATGCAGTGGACGCCGGAGCATGCCCAGTGGCCAGAACAGCACTTTGATATCACTTCAACCACCCGGTCTCCTGCCCACAAGGTAGAAGCCTACCGGGGGCATCTGCAGCGCACCTATCAGTACGCCTGGGCCAACGATGACATCTCGGCTCTGACTGCCTCCAATCTTTTGAAAAAGTATGCGGAAAAATATTCCGGTATTTTAGAAGGCCCGGCTGATCGGCCCATCCTTAGCAATTATTCTGAAGCTCCGTCAGGGCTGGTGAACGGCCGGAAGAATGAAAGCGAGCCCTGGCAGCCTTCGTTGAATTCAGAGAGCGTGTATCCCATGAACTGTGTCCCAGACGTTATTACTGCCAGCAAAGCTGGCGTAAGTGCAGCCCTCCCTCCCGCAGATGTGTCTGCCAGTATAGGGAGTTCACCTGGGGTGGCCAGTAACCTGACAGAACCCAGTTATTCTAGCAGCACCTGTGGAAGTCATACTGTTCCCAGTCTTCATTCAGGGCTCCCATCTCAGGAATATGCCACAGGATACAATGGATCTTACTTGCATACCAGTTACAGCGGCCAGCCAGCACCTGCACTTCCTTCCCCGCATCCGTCCCCCTTGCATAGCTCTGGGCTTTTAcagcccccgccgccaccgccgccaccaccagcCCTCGTCCCAGGCTACAATGGGACTTCTAACCTCTCCAGTTACAGCTACCCTTCTGCCAGTTATCCTCCTCAAACTGCTGTTGGTCCTGGGTACAGCCCTGGAGGGGCACCACCTCCCTCTGCATACCTGCCTTCAGGAATCCCTGCTCCTACTCCCCTGCCCCCAACTACTGTACCCAGCTACTCCTACCAGGGTCATGGTCTGACACCCATTGCACCATCCGCCCTGACAAACAgttcagccagctctctcaaaaGGAAAGCTTTCTACATGGCAGGGCAAGGAGAAATGGACTCCAGTTATGGAAATTACAGCTATGGCCAACAGAGATCTACACAGAGTCCCATGTATCGAATGCCCGACAACAGCATTTCAAATGCAAACAGGGGGAATGGTTTTGACAGAAGTGCTGAAACATCATCCTTAGCATTTAAGCCAACAAAGCAACTAATGTCCTCTGAACAGCAAAGGAAATTCAGCAGCCAGTCCAGTAGGGCTCTAACACCCCCATCCTATAGTACTGCTAAAAATTCACTGGGTTCGAGATCAAGTGACTCATTTGGGAAGTATACCTCCCCAGTAATGAATGAGCACAGTGACGAGCACAGGCAGCTCCTTCCTCACCCAATGCAAGGCCCGGGACTTCGTGCAGCTACCTCATCCAACCACTCTGTGGACGAGCAACTGAAGAATACTGACACACACCTCATTGACCTTGTTACCAATGAGATTATCAACCAAGGACCTCCTGTGGACTGGAATGACATTGCTGGCCTAGATCTAGTAAAGGCCGTCATTAAAGAGGAGGTTTTATGGCCAGTATTGAGGTCAGATGCATTCAATGGACTGACTGCTCTACCTCGGAGCATCCTTTTATTTGGACCTCGGGGAACAGGCAAAACATTAATGGGCAGATGTATAGCTAGTCAGCTAGGAGCCACATTTTTCAAAATCGCTGGCTCTGGCCTTGTCACAAAGTGGctaggggaaggagaaaaaattgTCCACGCTTCCTTCCTTGTGGCAAGGTGTCGCCAACCCTCGGTGATTTTTGTTAGTGACATTGACATGCTTCTTTCTTCCCAAGTGAGTGAAGAACACAGTCCAGTAAGTCGGATGAGAACCGAGTTCCTTATGCAGCTGGACACTGTACTGACTTCTGCTGAGGACCAAATAGTAGTAATTTGCGCCACAAGTAAACCAGAAGAAATTGATGAATCTCTTCGAAGGTACTTCATGAAACGACTTTTAATCCCACTTCCTGACAGCACAGCGAGGCACCAGATAATAGTACAACTGCTCTCACAGCACAATTACTGTCTCAGTGACAAGGAGGTTGCACTGCTTGTCCAGCGCACAGAAGGCTTTTCTGGACTAGATGTGGCTCACTTATGTCAGGAAGCAGTGGTGGGCCCACTCCACGCCATGCCAGCCACAGACCTTTCAGCCATTATGCCCAGCCAGTTGAGGCCAGTTACATATCAAGACTTTGAAAATGCTTTCTGCAAGATACAGCCTAGCATATCTCAAAAAGAGCTTGATACATATGTTGAATGGAACAAAATGTTTGGTTGCAGTCAGTGa
- the FIGN gene encoding fidgetin isoform X2 — translation MISSTSVYGLKMQWTPEHAQWPEQHFDITSTTRSPAHKVEAYRGHLQRTYQYAWANDDISALTASNLLKKYAEKYSGILEGPADRPILSNYSEAPSGLVNGRKNESEPWQPSLNSESVYPMNCVPDVITASKAGVSAALPPADVSASIGSSPGVASNLTEPSYSSSTCGSHTVPSLHSGLPSQEYATGYNGSYLHTSYSGQPAPALPSPHPSPLHSSGLLQPPPPPPPPPALVPGYNGTSNLSSYSYPSASYPPQTAVGPGYSPGGAPPPSAYLPSGIPAPTPLPPTTVPSYSYQGHGLTPIAPSALTNSSASSLKRKAFYMAGQGEMDSSYGNYSYGQQRSTQSPMYRMPDNSISNANRGNGFDRSAETSSLAFKPTKQLMSSEQQRKFSSQSSRALTPPSYSTAKNSLGSRSSDSFGKYTSPVMNEHSDEHRQLLPHPMQGPGLRAATSSNHSVDEQLKNTDTHLIDLVTNEIINQGPPVDWNDIAGLDLVKAVIKEEVLWPVLRSDAFNGLTALPRSILLFGPRGTGKTLMGRCIASQLGATFFKIAGSGLVTKWLGEGEKIVHASFLVARCRQPSVIFVSDIDMLLSSQVSEEHSPVSRMRTEFLMQLDTVLTSAEDQIVVICATSKPEEIDESLRRYFMKRLLIPLPDSTARHQIIVQLLSQHNYCLSDKEVALLVQRTEGFSGLDVAHLCQEAVVGPLHAMPATDLSAIMPSQLRPVTYQDFENAFCKIQPSISQKELDTYVEWNKMFGCSQ, via the coding sequence GCTTGAAGATGCAGTGGACGCCGGAGCATGCCCAGTGGCCAGAACAGCACTTTGATATCACTTCAACCACCCGGTCTCCTGCCCACAAGGTAGAAGCCTACCGGGGGCATCTGCAGCGCACCTATCAGTACGCCTGGGCCAACGATGACATCTCGGCTCTGACTGCCTCCAATCTTTTGAAAAAGTATGCGGAAAAATATTCCGGTATTTTAGAAGGCCCGGCTGATCGGCCCATCCTTAGCAATTATTCTGAAGCTCCGTCAGGGCTGGTGAACGGCCGGAAGAATGAAAGCGAGCCCTGGCAGCCTTCGTTGAATTCAGAGAGCGTGTATCCCATGAACTGTGTCCCAGACGTTATTACTGCCAGCAAAGCTGGCGTAAGTGCAGCCCTCCCTCCCGCAGATGTGTCTGCCAGTATAGGGAGTTCACCTGGGGTGGCCAGTAACCTGACAGAACCCAGTTATTCTAGCAGCACCTGTGGAAGTCATACTGTTCCCAGTCTTCATTCAGGGCTCCCATCTCAGGAATATGCCACAGGATACAATGGATCTTACTTGCATACCAGTTACAGCGGCCAGCCAGCACCTGCACTTCCTTCCCCGCATCCGTCCCCCTTGCATAGCTCTGGGCTTTTAcagcccccgccgccaccgccgccaccaccagcCCTCGTCCCAGGCTACAATGGGACTTCTAACCTCTCCAGTTACAGCTACCCTTCTGCCAGTTATCCTCCTCAAACTGCTGTTGGTCCTGGGTACAGCCCTGGAGGGGCACCACCTCCCTCTGCATACCTGCCTTCAGGAATCCCTGCTCCTACTCCCCTGCCCCCAACTACTGTACCCAGCTACTCCTACCAGGGTCATGGTCTGACACCCATTGCACCATCCGCCCTGACAAACAgttcagccagctctctcaaaaGGAAAGCTTTCTACATGGCAGGGCAAGGAGAAATGGACTCCAGTTATGGAAATTACAGCTATGGCCAACAGAGATCTACACAGAGTCCCATGTATCGAATGCCCGACAACAGCATTTCAAATGCAAACAGGGGGAATGGTTTTGACAGAAGTGCTGAAACATCATCCTTAGCATTTAAGCCAACAAAGCAACTAATGTCCTCTGAACAGCAAAGGAAATTCAGCAGCCAGTCCAGTAGGGCTCTAACACCCCCATCCTATAGTACTGCTAAAAATTCACTGGGTTCGAGATCAAGTGACTCATTTGGGAAGTATACCTCCCCAGTAATGAATGAGCACAGTGACGAGCACAGGCAGCTCCTTCCTCACCCAATGCAAGGCCCGGGACTTCGTGCAGCTACCTCATCCAACCACTCTGTGGACGAGCAACTGAAGAATACTGACACACACCTCATTGACCTTGTTACCAATGAGATTATCAACCAAGGACCTCCTGTGGACTGGAATGACATTGCTGGCCTAGATCTAGTAAAGGCCGTCATTAAAGAGGAGGTTTTATGGCCAGTATTGAGGTCAGATGCATTCAATGGACTGACTGCTCTACCTCGGAGCATCCTTTTATTTGGACCTCGGGGAACAGGCAAAACATTAATGGGCAGATGTATAGCTAGTCAGCTAGGAGCCACATTTTTCAAAATCGCTGGCTCTGGCCTTGTCACAAAGTGGctaggggaaggagaaaaaattgTCCACGCTTCCTTCCTTGTGGCAAGGTGTCGCCAACCCTCGGTGATTTTTGTTAGTGACATTGACATGCTTCTTTCTTCCCAAGTGAGTGAAGAACACAGTCCAGTAAGTCGGATGAGAACCGAGTTCCTTATGCAGCTGGACACTGTACTGACTTCTGCTGAGGACCAAATAGTAGTAATTTGCGCCACAAGTAAACCAGAAGAAATTGATGAATCTCTTCGAAGGTACTTCATGAAACGACTTTTAATCCCACTTCCTGACAGCACAGCGAGGCACCAGATAATAGTACAACTGCTCTCACAGCACAATTACTGTCTCAGTGACAAGGAGGTTGCACTGCTTGTCCAGCGCACAGAAGGCTTTTCTGGACTAGATGTGGCTCACTTATGTCAGGAAGCAGTGGTGGGCCCACTCCACGCCATGCCAGCCACAGACCTTTCAGCCATTATGCCCAGCCAGTTGAGGCCAGTTACATATCAAGACTTTGAAAATGCTTTCTGCAAGATACAGCCTAGCATATCTCAAAAAGAGCTTGATACATATGTTGAATGGAACAAAATGTTTGGTTGCAGTCAGTGa